Proteins from a genomic interval of Microbacterium phyllosphaerae:
- a CDS encoding sugar kinase, protein MPDTSALAVCVGEGLVSFVPATAGPLEEARTFHRSLAGAEWNTAIALASAGIRTAVVSRVGDDGFGRFLTAELRQHGVDGRGIEIDPDAPTGLYVKELSSGPDGSIDGTMHYYRSGSAASAMSPDTFESSPASDLLAESALVHTSGITPALSDSTRAAQDALFDAPREGRLISFDVNWRPALWRGREDEGRAVIASYARRADIVFCTQPDAEAVFGTADPDRLRELFPEARYLIATSRSGAVSFDGSERTESEALDVPVVESIGAGDAFAAGFLAGILTGLSLTGSLARAHRIATRALISTRDHVV, encoded by the coding sequence GTGCCCGACACTTCCGCTCTCGCCGTCTGCGTCGGCGAAGGTCTGGTCTCCTTCGTCCCCGCCACGGCCGGCCCCCTCGAAGAAGCGCGGACGTTCCACCGCTCACTGGCCGGAGCGGAGTGGAACACGGCGATCGCGCTGGCTTCGGCCGGCATCCGCACCGCTGTCGTATCGAGGGTCGGTGACGACGGATTCGGACGCTTCCTCACCGCCGAGCTGCGTCAGCACGGGGTCGACGGCCGCGGCATCGAGATCGACCCGGATGCTCCCACCGGCCTCTATGTGAAGGAGCTTTCGTCGGGTCCCGACGGCTCGATCGACGGGACGATGCACTACTACCGCTCGGGTTCCGCGGCCTCGGCGATGTCGCCCGACACCTTCGAGTCGTCCCCCGCATCCGACCTGCTCGCCGAGTCCGCGCTGGTGCACACCTCGGGCATCACCCCCGCGCTCTCCGACTCGACGAGGGCTGCGCAGGATGCCCTGTTCGATGCACCGCGCGAGGGCCGCCTGATCAGCTTCGATGTGAACTGGCGGCCCGCACTGTGGCGAGGTCGAGAGGATGAGGGGCGCGCAGTGATCGCGTCCTATGCCCGCCGCGCCGACATCGTGTTCTGCACGCAGCCCGATGCCGAGGCCGTGTTCGGCACGGCCGACCCCGATCGCCTGCGCGAGCTGTTCCCCGAAGCGCGGTATCTGATCGCCACGAGCCGGTCCGGCGCCGTGTCCTTCGACGGGTCCGAGCGCACCGAGAGCGAGGCACTCGATGTGCCGGTCGTCGAGTCGATCGGCGCGGGAGATGCGTTCGCCGCCGGCTTCCTCGCCGGCATCCTCACCGGACTGTCACTCACGGGCAGCCTCGCCCGGGCTCATCGGATCGCCACGCGGGCGCTGATCAGCACCCGCGATCACGTGGTCTGA
- a CDS encoding ABC transporter substrate-binding protein, producing the protein MHHEVMRRRGLIAVTGAALAALVLSGCVASERGDDGGEASGDVDGTFVFAASSDPASLDPAFAQDGESFRVSRQMFEGLVGTEPGTADPAPLLAESWESSEDGMSHTFELKKDVTFHDGTPFNAEAVCANFDRWYNWTGLAASEAFGYYYNKLFKGYKENAADAVYKSCTPDGDLSVTIELNKPFAGFVASLSLPSFSMQSPSALQEFGADDVSGSAEAPVLSEYAMGHPVGTGPYQFDEWAPGEQVTLKAYDDYWGDAGQIDEIIFRTIDDPTARRQALESGSIDGYDLVGPADTKALEDDGFTMVSRPPFTILYLAFNQAVPELQDPKVREALSYAVDKDALISQVLPEGTQKAIEFVPEVVNGYNPDVTTYDYDPEKAKELLAEAGYDESNPLKLTFNYPVNVSRPYMPDPEQIFTVLSSQLSEVGVETTPVSEEWVEYLDRTTGTSDHGIHLLGWTGDYNDTDNFVGVFFGQKSSEWGFDNPELFQKLNEARGVSNLEDQTALYEEINEMVAQFIPGVPLAHPAPTLAFDPRVKSYPASPVNDEVFTDIVLTK; encoded by the coding sequence ATGCACCATGAAGTCATGCGTCGGCGAGGTCTCATCGCCGTCACGGGAGCAGCGCTCGCCGCGCTGGTCCTCTCGGGATGCGTCGCCAGCGAGCGCGGCGACGACGGCGGAGAGGCATCCGGAGATGTCGACGGCACGTTCGTGTTCGCCGCATCGTCGGATCCCGCCAGCCTCGACCCGGCATTCGCCCAGGACGGTGAGAGCTTCCGCGTCTCCCGACAGATGTTCGAGGGACTCGTGGGCACCGAGCCCGGCACGGCCGACCCCGCTCCGCTCCTCGCCGAGTCGTGGGAATCGTCCGAAGACGGCATGAGCCACACCTTCGAGCTGAAGAAGGACGTCACCTTCCACGACGGCACCCCGTTCAACGCCGAGGCCGTGTGCGCGAACTTCGACCGCTGGTACAACTGGACGGGCCTCGCGGCCTCCGAAGCCTTCGGCTACTACTACAACAAGCTCTTCAAGGGCTACAAGGAGAACGCGGCGGATGCCGTGTACAAGTCCTGCACGCCTGACGGCGACCTCTCGGTCACGATCGAGCTGAACAAGCCGTTCGCCGGTTTCGTCGCGTCGCTCTCGCTTCCGTCGTTCTCGATGCAGAGCCCGTCGGCCTTGCAGGAGTTCGGTGCCGATGACGTCAGCGGCTCGGCCGAGGCTCCCGTGCTCTCCGAGTACGCGATGGGTCACCCGGTCGGCACCGGCCCCTACCAGTTCGACGAGTGGGCGCCGGGCGAGCAGGTCACGCTGAAGGCCTACGACGACTACTGGGGCGACGCCGGACAGATCGACGAGATCATCTTCCGCACGATCGACGACCCGACCGCTCGTCGCCAGGCTCTCGAGTCCGGCTCGATCGACGGGTACGACCTCGTCGGACCCGCCGACACCAAGGCGCTCGAGGACGACGGCTTCACCATGGTGTCGCGCCCTCCGTTCACGATCCTCTACCTGGCGTTCAACCAGGCCGTGCCTGAGCTGCAGGACCCGAAGGTCCGCGAAGCGCTCTCGTACGCGGTCGACAAAGACGCGCTGATCAGCCAGGTGCTCCCCGAGGGCACGCAGAAGGCGATCGAGTTCGTTCCCGAGGTCGTCAACGGCTACAACCCCGACGTCACGACCTACGACTACGACCCCGAGAAGGCCAAGGAACTGCTCGCCGAGGCAGGGTACGACGAGTCGAACCCGCTGAAGCTGACCTTCAACTACCCGGTCAACGTCTCCCGTCCGTACATGCCGGACCCCGAGCAGATCTTCACGGTGCTGTCGTCGCAGCTCTCCGAGGTCGGCGTCGAGACCACCCCGGTCTCGGAGGAGTGGGTGGAGTACCTCGACCGCACCACCGGCACGTCCGACCACGGCATCCACCTGCTCGGCTGGACCGGCGACTACAACGACACCGACAACTTCGTCGGCGTCTTCTTCGGCCAGAAGAGCTCGGAGTGGGGCTTCGACAACCCCGAGCTGTTCCAGAAGCTCAACGAAGCGCGCGGCGTCTCGAACCTCGAGGACCAGACCGCGCTCTACGAGGAGATCAACGAGATGGTCGCGCAGTTCATCCCGGGCGTCCCGCTCGCGCACCCGGCGCCCACACTGGCGTTCGACCCGCGTGTGAAGAGCTACCCCGCCAGCCCGGTGAACGACGAGGTCTTCACGGACATCGTCCTCACCAAGTAG
- a CDS encoding ABC transporter permease, which translates to MLRTIGRRLLFLIPTLIGLSILLFAWVRALPGGPAVALLGEKATPDAIARVNELYGFNKPLIEQYFIWVGRLLQGDFGTSIQTNRPVTEEFFRRFPATIELSVLALIFAIGVGIPLGYWAARRHGKFTDHASVVMSLIGITIPVFFLAFILKYVFAVQLGWLPSDGRQNPRIDATHPTGFYVWDGIITGEFDASWDALLHLVLPALALGTIPLAIIVRITRASVLEVQNADYVRTGRAKGVGSSTLRNRFILRNAMLPVITTIGLQTGLLISGAVLTETVFAFPGIGSFLARAIFTRDFPVLQGFIIFIAIAYALINLAVDVSYSFIDPRVRVQ; encoded by the coding sequence TTGCTACGTACCATCGGCAGGCGACTGCTTTTCCTCATCCCCACCCTGATCGGCCTCAGCATCCTGCTGTTCGCCTGGGTCAGGGCCCTGCCGGGCGGCCCCGCCGTCGCACTTCTCGGTGAGAAGGCGACTCCGGATGCCATCGCCAGGGTCAACGAGCTCTACGGCTTCAACAAGCCACTCATCGAGCAGTACTTCATCTGGGTCGGACGACTCCTTCAGGGTGACTTCGGAACGTCGATCCAGACGAACCGACCCGTGACGGAGGAGTTCTTCCGGCGCTTCCCCGCGACGATCGAGCTGAGCGTCCTGGCGCTCATCTTCGCGATCGGCGTCGGGATACCGCTCGGATACTGGGCGGCCCGCCGCCACGGCAAGTTCACCGACCACGCCTCCGTGGTCATGAGCCTGATCGGCATCACGATCCCGGTGTTCTTCCTGGCGTTCATCCTGAAGTACGTCTTCGCGGTGCAGCTGGGCTGGCTGCCGTCCGACGGCCGGCAGAACCCGCGAATAGACGCGACGCATCCCACGGGGTTCTACGTGTGGGACGGGATCATCACCGGGGAGTTCGATGCGTCGTGGGACGCGTTGCTGCACCTGGTGCTTCCCGCCCTCGCACTCGGAACGATCCCGCTCGCCATCATCGTCCGCATCACCAGGGCCAGTGTCCTGGAGGTGCAGAACGCCGACTACGTGCGCACCGGTCGAGCCAAGGGCGTCGGATCGTCGACGCTGCGCAACAGGTTCATCCTGCGCAACGCGATGCTGCCCGTCATCACGACGATCGGCCTGCAGACCGGACTCCTGATCTCGGGTGCCGTGCTCACCGAGACCGTCTTCGCGTTCCCCGGGATCGGCTCTTTCCTGGCCCGAGCGATCTTCACCAGGGACTTCCCGGTGCTGCAGGGCTTCATCATCTTCATCGCCATCGCGTACGCGCTGATCAACCTCGCGGTCGACGTGTCGTACAGCTTCATCGATCCGAGAGTGAGGGTGCAGTGA
- a CDS encoding ABC transporter permease has translation MSVALPPAQGGGIIDTVAIAQSDLKDGPGGFWRDVFRRLRRNPTAWIGAGIVLAFLLVAALAPVLAPYPETALPGAKYITPTYIPGPGELPGFPLGLDRFGGDVLSKLIWGAQASLLVGVISTALGLVGGMVLGLLAGTFGGWVDTVIMRIVDIILSVPNLLLAVSIAAILGQTPFAVMIAIGASQVPIFARLLRASMLQQRSSDYVLSAQTLGLGRGQITMSHVLPNAIGPVIVQGTLTLATAVIDAAALSFLGLGGGRPETAEWGRMLTYAQAELAIAPWLAFLPGICIAVTALGFTLFGEALREAMDPRTRAR, from the coding sequence ATGAGCGTCGCACTCCCACCCGCACAGGGCGGCGGGATCATCGACACCGTCGCCATCGCCCAATCCGATCTGAAGGACGGACCGGGAGGCTTCTGGCGAGACGTGTTCCGACGTCTCCGGCGCAACCCCACCGCCTGGATCGGCGCGGGCATCGTGCTCGCCTTCCTTCTGGTGGCGGCACTCGCACCGGTTCTGGCCCCGTACCCCGAGACGGCCCTGCCCGGGGCGAAGTACATCACGCCGACGTACATCCCCGGACCAGGGGAGCTGCCCGGATTCCCGCTCGGCCTCGACCGCTTCGGCGGCGACGTACTCTCCAAGCTCATCTGGGGTGCCCAGGCGTCACTGCTCGTCGGCGTCATCTCGACGGCGCTGGGTCTCGTCGGCGGCATGGTGCTGGGGCTTCTGGCCGGCACCTTCGGCGGCTGGGTCGACACGGTGATCATGCGCATCGTCGACATCATCCTGTCGGTCCCGAACCTGCTGCTGGCCGTCTCGATCGCGGCGATCCTCGGTCAGACGCCGTTCGCGGTGATGATCGCGATCGGTGCCTCGCAGGTGCCGATCTTCGCCCGACTGCTGCGCGCGTCGATGCTGCAGCAGCGATCCAGCGACTACGTGCTGTCGGCCCAGACCCTGGGTCTCGGTCGAGGCCAGATCACGATGTCGCACGTGCTGCCCAACGCCATCGGCCCGGTGATCGTGCAGGGGACACTCACGCTCGCCACCGCCGTCATCGATGCGGCGGCGCTGTCGTTCCTCGGTCTCGGCGGCGGTCGCCCCGAGACGGCCGAGTGGGGGCGCATGCTCACATACGCGCAGGCGGAACTCGCCATCGCACCGTGGTTGGCATTCCTGCCAGGTATCTGCATCGCGGTCACCGCGCTCGGCTTCACCCTGTTCGGTGAAGCGCTGCGCGAGGCCATGGACCCGAGGACGAGAGCACGATGA